A window of the Brassica oleracea var. oleracea cultivar TO1000 chromosome C1, BOL, whole genome shotgun sequence genome harbors these coding sequences:
- the LOC106310843 gene encoding WD-40 repeat-containing protein MSI4-like, with translation MESEVAAKARREAETPATYIGLKTRAQRAKLSNGSVSASSHQPRSTEKKKKKSHKPTVDNKYSQWKTLVPILYDSLSNQSLVWPCLSCRWGPQFGQALAKNQQRLYLTEQTDGSVPNTLVVANCEAVKKQLNGEACFPFVKKYKTIIHPGEVNRIRELPQNSKIVATHTDSPDVLIWDTETQPDRHAVLGAPHSRPDLILTGHQGNAEFALAMFPTEPFVLSGGKDKSVVLWSIQDHITTAGTDSKSPGSSIKQTGGRSVGPRGVYHGHEDTVEDVAFCPSSAQEFCSVGDDSCLILWDARTGTGPAMKVEKAHDADLHCVDWNPHDNNLILTGSADNTVRLFDCRNLTSNGVGSPIYKFEGHNASVLSVQWSPDKSSVFGSAAEDGLLNIWDYDKVGKKSARAPKSPPGLLFQHAGHRDNMVDFHWNVLEPWTIVSVSGNCESNGGGGTLQIWRMSELIYRPEDEVLAELEDFKSQVFSCASRP, from the exons ATGGAGAGTGAAGTAGCAGCGAAGGCGAGAAGAGAAGCAGAGACTCCGGCGACGTACATTGGACTGAAGACGAGAGCTCAGAGAGCTAAACTTAGCAACGGGTCTGTGTCAGCATCTTCCCACCAGCCGAGAAGCACCGAGAAGAAGAAGAAGAAGAGTCACAAACCCACTGTTGACAACAAGTACTCTCAGTGGAAGACTCTTGTTCCCATTCTCTATGACTCACTCTCCAACCAGAGCCTCGTCTGGCCTTGTCTCTCTTGCAG ATGGGGACCACAGTTTGGGCAAGCATTGGCTAAGAATCAGCAGCGTCTGTACCTCACTGAACAA ACTGATGGCAGTGTGCCTAATACCTTGGTCGTAGCTAATTGCGAAGCTGTTAAGAAGCAG CTTAATGGAGAAGCATGCTTTCCATTTGTGAAGAAGTACAAGACAATCATCCACCCTGGAGAG GTCAACAGAATCAGGGAACTGCCACAAAATAGTAAGATTGTAGCTACTCACACCGACAGTCCTGAT GTTCTCATTTGGGACACTGAGACTCAACCAGACCGGCATGCTGTACTTGGAGCTCCACATTCTCGTCCTGATTTG ATACTAACTGGACACCAGGGTAATGCTGAATTTGCTCTTGCGATGTTCCCAACCGAACCTTTTGTTCTTTCTGGAG GCAAGGACAAGTCGGTTGTTTTGTGGAGTATCCAAGATCACATCACAACAGCTGGTACAGATTCCAAATCCCCTGGATCTAGCATCAAACAGACTGGTGGTCGTTCCGTTGGCCCTCGAGGTGTATATCATGGCCACGAGGATACAGTTGAAGACGTCGCATTCTGTCCATCTAG TGCACAGGAGTTCTGCAGTGTTGGTGATGACTCTTGTCTTATACTATGGGATGCGCGAACCGGCACAGGTCCTGCCATGAAG GTTGAGAAGGCACATGATGCTGATCTTCACTGTGTCGATTGGAATCCTCATGACAACAATCTGATCCTGACAGGGTCAGCAGATAACACTGTCCGTTTGTTCGACTGCCGAAACCTGACCTCAAATGGAGTTGGCTCTCCTATCTACAAATTTGAAGGCCACAATGCTTCTGTTCTTTCTGTTCAG TGGTCTCCTGATAAGTCATCTGTTTTTGGGAGTGCTGCAGAAGATGGTCTCTTGAACATATGGGATTATGACAAG GTCGGCAAGAAGTCTGCGCGTGCACCCAAAAGCCCTCCTGGGCTTCTCTTCCAGCATGCTGGTCACAG GGACAACATGGTCGACTTCCACTGGAACGTATTGGAACCTTGGACTATTGTCAGTGTTTCTGGTAACTGTGAGAGTAACGGTGGGGGTGGTACACTGCAG ATATGGCGGATGAGTGAGTTGATTTACAGACCGGAAGATGAAGTACTGGCAGAGCTAGAGGACTTCAAGTCACAGGTTTTCTCATGTGCCTCCAGGCCTTGA
- the LOC106310884 gene encoding transmembrane protein 258-like, whose amino-acid sequence MAASPIASPIAVAMYPTLSVFTLAIGLVITAFFFIYEATSSRKYRSLGIELATAALASVFLGFGSLFLLLSSGVYV is encoded by the exons ATG GCGGCGAGTCCGATTGCGAGTCCGATTGCGGTGGCGATGTACCCGACGTTATCGGTGTTCACTCTGGCGATTGGCCTCGTCATCACCGCTTTCTTCTTCAT CTATGAAGCTACATCATCCAGGAAATACCGTAGTCTCGGGATTGAGCTCGCGACTGCGGCACTAGCATCTGTTTTCTTG GGATTTGGATCGTTGTTTTTGCTACTTTCTAGCGGTGTTTACGTTTGA